The genomic stretch AAGCTTCGTGACGAGTCCCATAAGATCCACAAATGCACTGAACGATGCTCGCAGGAACCGGGCCTCCACGGCTGCAAAGTGCCTGAATTTCAAAAATACGAGGACTTCAGTTATGGCTTGACACAGCAATGCATAGACAACAGTTAGGGATGACAGAGCGGATATACTAACACGGCCAGCTTGCTGCCTGATAGAGTCATTTCCCTCTTCACCTTGTCAGGCTGCAACTGCAATACAAAGTTGCAAAGTGAGAAAACTGGATGAGTTCATGAAGTACTAGTACGTAGAACACAGCTACTTTACCTCCTTGTCAACCGCTAACGTTTTGTAGACGATGGATGCATTTTCTTCAGACCCATAATCAACTTCAAGGTTACTGCCAAGCAATATGTCAGTGTTGCACTATGCGTTCTACCcagaaatcatatgcaggagaaaCAAAATACGCTGTAGGGCAGTGGGGGCAACATGTATCAAGTCATTGCATGATTTTTTTGACATGTCAGTAAAATATCACCTCAAATTATCATCAGAGCATGGTGTCGACGTCAATCGATAAACCAAACAAGCAATTGATACTGATATCAAGTtgcctcaggccttgtttagttcaacccaaaatctaaaaacttttcaagattcctcgtcacgtcgaatcttgcggcacatatatcgagcattaaatatagataaaaataataactaattacacagtttgtatgtaatttacaagacaaatcttttgagcctagttagtatataattggacaataattaccgaaTACAaatgaaatgctacagtagccaaagaaATTTCACgagcagaactaaacaaggcctcagtcccTGGATATCATAACAAGGATGGACTTGCCAAACTACAGCTACAGGCTACCAAATTCCCACAATTTTAGTCAGTTTCCCTTCCCCCCAAAAAGCATTCATGAAAATACACACGGTTTCCTATGTATACATGGAGAAAATACAAAGAATTTACAATGATTTTACATCAAAGATGATCTGAACGAAGAGGATGGTCTAGGCATTCATTCACACATAGGCATTTTCTGCCTAATAATAACCGTCAGTTTCTTTTGAGGGAATTAGTCGAGCACGAAACAAGCATGGCGCTGCAGGCTAGCACAGGGCACATAATCAACAGCAGTCGCACTGCACAAAGGAATCGTAATGGCAAATTGGCTGAGCAAGGAAGCTACGTGCCTAAACGGTATCTGACTGCACCGGCACACGGCCGGCCAAAGACAAAAGGAGGTAGACGGGCAGGGAGGGAGGACTCACCAAGTGAAGTCCCAGCCGCCGGAGGAAGATGCTGGTGGAAAGGAAGCGGCAGCCATCGCGGAAACCGGCAGGCGGGGGCGGGCGAGAGGTCCACACGCCGGTCGGGCCGCCTGCTGCAGCGCGCGCGGGGAAGAAGAGTTTTCGAGGCGGAGGCGGCGCTTGGAGTTGGAGGCGCCGTGACCGTGATGTGATGGAGGGGGAGGAGGCTAGGAACTAGGAAGGGCCGGGGGATCCGCCGAACTGCGGGACGAGTGGGCTGGAAGGTAGCTTTCGTTGGCCCACAAGTGATCCGGGCCTATGAAGGCCGCTTTGTCGACAGGGCTGTGCACGGGCTTTAGAACAGGAAAACACATTAGCAAATCAGTATCGCCACCGTACAGTAAAATCATGCTGCTTAGTCCTACTCCCACGTTCGCTTGGCTAATAAGTCGTAGCTggttgctgatttgttgtgagggcAAAACAATACTGAATGAAACAAGCTATAGACTGTATGTTGCGACACGAGAGAGACAGAGGTTGATATTCCTCCCATCAACCGTACTTGCCCTTCTAGGCTCTAGCATTCACAAACCGTAGGCGTTCTAAGTTTACTACTGACGCACTCATGTAGAACATCTTCCCTTTTCTGGGTTGCAATCCTCTATCCACAAGTGAGAGTTCAAGAAACGAACAAGTATCACAGTCTCAGTAATTCAGTATGCGTTCGTAGCAATTGCCCAAATTACATGGACCCCAACAGTATCCCCCTTTGAAGGTAAACCGTCAAGTAAGCAAAATAACCCATCTAATCACTGAAGATTTTCTTACAAAAGAATTAGACACCCAAGCCTTTTACAGTCCACAGTCCCAAGCCATATATCTACAATCCACATTTCACCGTTTCAAGTATCCCTGACCAACTATAACCCCTCTTAATCCGGAATCAAAATCTTCTCGTGTAGTCGTGTATGCGTTGAATCATGTACCGTGCTTGCCTTTACCTGAAGTGCTCTTTGGTCGCGTTGCCCACACTCGCAGCAAAATAAATACCCCCATTACTCTCCCTTGTATTCCCGTCACTCAACTTGCTCACCGATTAAATCGAGTCCAACAACCAAGAATGATACCCCTTGGAACAGAAGGAAGTAGAAATGTATTCCTTGCACCGATAGCAGGCTCCGAGCAGCTGCTGTCAAGAGAAGGAAGGAGAGTGCCAGCTCCTTCCTGTATATCCTATTGTGTTTcttctttttggaatcctttttGAGATTGGAAGACTCCTTTGTAAGGGAATCAAGGTTGGGTGCAGACCCTACCCTTTGCTGTTTAGACTGCTTCTCGACGAGGGCAATGAGATCACCCTCAGAAGAACGGCCTGATTTCTTGGTGACGACCCACTCGTAGGCACTCCCGAGCTGGAATAAGCCAGAAACCATGGCGTTGAATTTGGTTACTGACATGGTATTCTCAAATAGGAGATAGGGGACAATAAATGGGAAGGATTTGGGGGCTGGGAGGATGTTCAGCAAGGACATGGTTGCCGGAATGTAGCACACAACCCAGGCAGGGAGCTCAGCTTCAGGAATAAACATTGTCATGGGAAGGATGATGCAGAAAAGAGTGAAGGAATAGAAGGGCAAAATAAGCTTGCGaaggagaaagaaaagaaatatgaGGTTGAACTTCTTCCAAAATCCAATCTGCagcaaaaagaaagaaaggttAGCCCCAGCACAAAAGAAGGGTCAAAATTTTGGGAAAAGAAAACATGTTAACCTATTGTTGAGCATATAATATAGAGAGCAACCATATCTGTTTCCCTATGAACGGCACAAAGGATATAAGAATTAAGTCCCACAGAACAAACAAAACATAGACATCGGTAAGTGCTTGAAATGACACTGGTTAGCTTTGTATTTTGATATAATTTTCTTTGATAGAAGTGTGCTGCCCATGTGCCCAGTTAGTTTGCAATTTTATTTGCCCAAGACTTAGCTATAGCCTATAGGAAACATTTAACCAATGATCACTATGCCATTAAAAATATGAGCAGACAATACAAAAATAACGAGGCTCAAAAGGAGAGAGATAGAGATGCCATAA from Sorghum bicolor cultivar BTx623 chromosome 3, Sorghum_bicolor_NCBIv3, whole genome shotgun sequence encodes the following:
- the LOC8072117 gene encoding uncharacterized protein LOC8072117; the encoded protein is MAAASFPPASSSGGWDFTCNLEVDYGSEENASIVYKTLAVDKELQPDKVKREMTLSGSKLAVHFAAVEARFLRASFSAFVDLMGLVTKLVEEYGVAMEEHS